The following are encoded in a window of Sphaerisporangium siamense genomic DNA:
- a CDS encoding ABC transporter ATP-binding protein, translating to MRYGTTDVLHGVDLRAHRGEVLALLGPNGAGKTTTIEILEGFRRRSAGEVRVLGADPDHGDEAWRARLGIVLQSWRDHGRWRVRELLAHLGRYYTPYGTPGRPRPYDTGELLGLVGLTEQAETMVARLSGGQRRRLDVAVGLVGRPDLLFLDEPTVGFDPVARQDFHDLVRRLSDLEDTTILLTTHDLDEAERLADRIALLAGGRIVAEGSAAELAARVSAKAEVRFSKDGEHHSVSVEDATGYVRELFARHGTAIGDLEVRRPSLAEVYLAMVREFESGRPATAPGELTGVGA from the coding sequence ATGCGCTACGGCACCACCGACGTGCTGCACGGGGTGGACCTGCGCGCCCACCGCGGCGAGGTGCTGGCCCTGCTCGGGCCGAACGGGGCCGGCAAGACGACCACCATCGAGATCCTCGAAGGCTTCCGCAGGCGCTCGGCCGGGGAGGTGCGCGTCCTCGGCGCCGACCCCGACCACGGCGACGAGGCGTGGCGCGCCCGCCTGGGCATCGTCCTGCAGTCGTGGCGAGACCACGGACGCTGGCGCGTGCGCGAGCTGCTGGCCCACCTCGGCCGCTACTACACCCCCTACGGCACGCCCGGCCGTCCCCGCCCCTACGACACCGGCGAGCTGCTGGGCCTGGTCGGGCTGACCGAGCAGGCCGAGACGATGGTCGCCCGGCTGTCGGGCGGGCAGCGGCGCAGGCTCGACGTGGCCGTCGGCCTGGTCGGCCGGCCCGACCTGCTGTTCCTGGACGAGCCCACCGTCGGCTTCGACCCGGTGGCCCGGCAGGACTTCCACGACCTGGTGCGCCGGCTGTCGGACCTGGAGGACACCACGATCCTGCTCACCACCCACGACCTGGACGAGGCCGAACGGCTCGCCGACCGCATCGCGCTGCTGGCCGGCGGCCGGATCGTCGCCGAGGGAAGCGCGGCGGAGCTGGCCGCGCGGGTCTCGGCCAAGGCCGAGGTCCGCTTCAGCAAGGACGGCGAGCACCACAGCGTCTCGGTCGAGGACGCCACCGGGTACGTGCGCGAACTGTTCGCCCGGCACGGCACGGCGATCGGCGACCTGGAGGTACGCCGGCCGAGCCTGGCGGAGGTCTACCTGGCCATGGTGCGCGAGTTCGAGTCCGGACGGCCCGCCACGGCGCCCGGCGAGCTGACGGGGGTGGGCGCGTGA
- a CDS encoding ArsB/NhaD family transporter, translating to MSVLPWASVAVFVAAYVLIATEKVHRVAAALGGAGLMLLIHATGAKAAFFSEHTGIDWNVIFLLLGMMVIVGVLKETGVFEYLAIWAAKRARGRPFRLMVLLVLITASASALLDNVTTVLLIAPVTFLVCERLAVSPVPFLIAEAMASNIGGAATLVGDPPNIIIASRGALTFNDFLVHMAPMIIILMAVFVALCWLLFGRSFRYDPERAEHIMALDEREAIADRWLLWQSLAVLALVMAGFVLHPVLHYEPSVVALLGAGVLVAATKVRTEQAIAEVEWPTLVFFAGLFVMVGALVETGVIGRLSQAAVTATAGQPELTAMGLLGGSAVVSAIVDNIPYVATMSPIVEQLVQAEGGNGPGQVLWWALAFGADLGGNATAVGAAANVVVLGIAARNGTPISFWQFTRYGLIVTAVTVTLVAPYLWLRYLM from the coding sequence GTGAGCGTGCTCCCCTGGGCGAGCGTCGCGGTGTTCGTGGCCGCCTACGTGCTGATCGCCACCGAGAAGGTTCACCGGGTCGCGGCGGCGCTGGGCGGGGCGGGGCTCATGCTCCTCATCCATGCCACCGGCGCCAAGGCCGCGTTCTTCTCCGAGCACACCGGCATCGACTGGAACGTCATCTTCCTGCTGCTCGGCATGATGGTCATCGTCGGGGTGCTCAAGGAGACCGGCGTCTTCGAGTACCTGGCGATCTGGGCCGCCAAGCGCGCCCGGGGGCGGCCGTTCCGGTTGATGGTGCTGCTGGTGCTGATCACCGCCTCGGCCTCGGCGCTGCTGGACAACGTCACCACGGTGCTGCTGATCGCGCCCGTGACGTTCCTGGTGTGCGAGCGCCTGGCGGTGAGCCCGGTGCCGTTCCTGATCGCCGAGGCGATGGCCTCCAACATCGGCGGCGCCGCCACCCTGGTCGGCGACCCGCCCAACATCATCATCGCCAGCCGCGGCGCCTTGACCTTCAACGACTTCCTCGTCCACATGGCACCGATGATCATCATCCTCATGGCGGTGTTCGTCGCCCTGTGCTGGCTGCTGTTCGGCCGGTCGTTCCGCTACGACCCCGAGCGGGCAGAGCACATCATGGCGCTGGACGAGCGGGAGGCGATCGCCGACCGGTGGCTGCTGTGGCAGTCGCTGGCCGTACTGGCCCTGGTGATGGCCGGGTTCGTGCTGCACCCGGTGCTGCACTACGAGCCGTCGGTGGTCGCGCTGCTGGGCGCCGGCGTGCTGGTGGCCGCCACCAAGGTGCGCACCGAGCAGGCCATCGCCGAGGTGGAGTGGCCCACGCTGGTGTTCTTCGCCGGGCTGTTCGTCATGGTCGGCGCCCTCGTCGAGACCGGCGTCATCGGCCGGCTGTCCCAGGCCGCGGTCACGGCGACCGCCGGCCAGCCCGAGTTGACCGCCATGGGGCTGCTGGGCGGCTCGGCGGTGGTGTCGGCCATTGTGGACAACATCCCCTACGTCGCGACGATGAGCCCGATCGTGGAACAACTGGTGCAGGCCGAAGGCGGCAACGGGCCCGGCCAGGTGCTGTGGTGGGCGCTGGCCTTCGGCGCCGACCTCGGCGGCAACGCCACCGCCGTCGGCGCCGCCGCCAACGTCGTCGTGCTCGGCATCGCCGCCCGCAACGGCACTCCGATCAGTTTCTGGCAGTTCACCCGGTACGGCTTGATCGTCACCGCGGTGACCGTCACCCTGGTGGCCCCCTACTTGTGGCTGCGCTACCTGATGTGA
- a CDS encoding response regulator → MLITDTPDIEVAGEAGTGAEAVRLARELAPDVVLMDVRMPGMDGIEATRRIMTGPGHTHVLVLTTFDDDEYVYGALRAGASGFLVKDMALDDILAAVRVVAAGDALIAPSVTRRLIAQFTGRSDPAPPRRLPAGVTDREREVLTLVARGLTNGEIATRLFISVATVKAHVARLLAKLGARDRVQLVIAAYEAGLVSPSA, encoded by the coding sequence GTGCTCATCACCGATACGCCGGACATCGAGGTGGCCGGCGAGGCCGGGACCGGGGCGGAGGCCGTACGGCTCGCCCGGGAGCTCGCGCCGGACGTGGTGCTGATGGACGTCCGCATGCCGGGCATGGACGGCATCGAGGCCACCCGCCGGATCATGACCGGCCCCGGGCACACCCACGTGCTGGTACTGACGACCTTCGACGACGACGAGTACGTCTACGGCGCCCTCCGCGCGGGCGCGAGCGGGTTCCTGGTCAAGGACATGGCGCTGGACGACATTCTGGCGGCCGTCCGCGTGGTCGCCGCCGGCGACGCCCTGATCGCCCCGAGCGTCACCCGCCGCCTGATCGCCCAGTTCACCGGCCGTTCGGACCCGGCGCCGCCCCGGCGCCTGCCCGCGGGCGTCACCGACCGGGAACGCGAGGTGCTGACGCTGGTCGCGCGGGGCCTGACCAACGGCGAGATCGCCACGCGGCTGTTCATCAGCGTGGCCACGGTCAAGGCGCACGTGGCACGCCTGCTGGCCAAGCTCGGCGCCCGCGACCGCGTCCAGCTCGTCATCGCCGCCTACGAAGCCGGCCTGGTGTCCCCTTCGGCGTGA
- a CDS encoding ABC transporter permease yields the protein MNPTGVAVRAGLERGRIEFRQSVTSAQDLWGAAFFPLIALVVMFLLRGNTVPGTGFSVGSHSVPGILAMNVVFNGLTAVAVVLTMDREDGTLLRAKAIPGGMLGYLVGKVTGRSGMVVVSVLVPLVPAALLFDGLDLASVSSWLTVAWVLALGLAAVLPLGAVIGSLTASTQSLSVVSLPIMVLLAVSGVFYPITALPGWVQVIAQVFPLYWMGLGLRSALLPDAMAAAEIGASWRHLETAGVLGAWAVAGLLLAPIVLRRMARRESGSSVAAKREKAMQRPM from the coding sequence GTGAACCCCACCGGCGTCGCCGTCCGCGCCGGGCTGGAGCGCGGGCGCATCGAGTTCCGCCAGAGCGTCACCAGCGCCCAGGACCTGTGGGGCGCGGCGTTCTTCCCCCTCATCGCGCTGGTCGTGATGTTCCTGCTGCGGGGCAACACCGTGCCGGGCACCGGCTTCTCGGTCGGCTCGCACTCGGTGCCCGGCATCCTGGCGATGAACGTCGTGTTCAACGGGCTGACCGCCGTCGCGGTGGTGCTCACCATGGACCGCGAGGACGGCACGTTGCTGCGCGCCAAGGCCATCCCGGGCGGCATGCTCGGCTACCTGGTCGGCAAGGTGACCGGCAGGTCGGGCATGGTCGTGGTGAGCGTGCTGGTCCCCCTGGTCCCGGCCGCGCTGCTGTTCGACGGCCTGGACCTGGCCTCGGTGTCGTCCTGGCTGACCGTGGCGTGGGTGCTGGCCCTCGGCCTGGCCGCCGTCCTGCCGCTCGGCGCGGTCATCGGCTCGCTGACGGCGAGCACGCAGAGCCTGAGCGTGGTCAGCCTGCCCATCATGGTGCTGCTGGCCGTCTCGGGAGTGTTCTACCCGATCACCGCCCTGCCCGGCTGGGTGCAGGTCATCGCGCAGGTCTTCCCCCTGTACTGGATGGGGCTCGGGCTGCGCTCGGCGCTGCTGCCGGACGCGATGGCCGCGGCCGAGATCGGCGCCTCCTGGCGGCACCTGGAGACGGCCGGCGTCCTCGGCGCCTGGGCCGTGGCCGGGCTGCTGCTCGCGCCCATCGTGCTGCGCCGGATGGCGCGCCGCGAGTCCGGTTCCAGCGTGGCGGCGAAACGGGAAAAGGCCATGCAGCGCCCGATGTAG
- a CDS encoding ABC transporter ATP-binding protein — MNESGAVVRVRDLVKEHGQGESRVRAVDEVGLEVPEGQMLAVMGPSGCGKSTLLHMLGGLERPTRGEVWLAGQRIDTLSERALARMRRRSVGFVFQAFHLVEELSATENVELPALLAGRSPRQARRCASALLERVGLTARARHLPSELSGGQRQRVAIARALANQPLVVLADEPTGNLDSAATLDILRIFEELRSAGQTLVIVTHDERVAANADRLISMRDGMFVDDTSLAGSHPRGLGGLIGLEG; from the coding sequence GTGAACGAGTCGGGTGCCGTGGTCCGGGTCCGTGACCTGGTGAAGGAGCACGGTCAAGGGGAGAGCCGGGTCCGGGCGGTCGACGAGGTCGGCCTGGAGGTGCCCGAGGGGCAGATGCTGGCGGTGATGGGGCCGAGCGGCTGCGGCAAGTCGACCCTGCTGCACATGCTCGGCGGCCTGGAGCGGCCCACCCGCGGGGAGGTGTGGCTGGCCGGGCAGCGCATCGACACCTTGAGCGAGCGTGCTCTGGCGCGTATGCGGCGCCGCTCGGTGGGGTTCGTCTTCCAGGCCTTCCACCTGGTGGAGGAGCTGTCGGCGACGGAGAACGTGGAGTTGCCCGCGCTGCTGGCCGGCCGTTCGCCGCGGCAGGCCAGGCGGTGCGCGAGCGCCCTGCTCGAACGGGTCGGGCTCACGGCGCGCGCCCGGCACCTGCCGTCCGAGCTGTCGGGCGGGCAGCGTCAGCGGGTCGCCATCGCCCGGGCGCTGGCCAACCAGCCGCTTGTCGTCCTGGCCGACGAGCCGACCGGCAACCTCGACAGCGCGGCCACCCTCGACATACTGCGGATCTTCGAGGAACTGCGTTCGGCGGGACAGACGCTGGTGATCGTCACGCATGACGAGCGCGTCGCCGCCAACGCGGACCGGCTGATCTCGATGCGCGACGGGATGTTCGTCGACGACACCAGCTTGGCCGGCTCCCACCCGCGCGGGCTCGGCGGCCTGATCGGGCTGGAGGGCTGA
- a CDS encoding acyltransferase family protein, translating into MGDLVSRIGARTPPGRDRAADALRALAILGVVLGHWLVTALVADSGTLRTTSPLKYMPGLAPASWLLQTMAVFFLVGGQMAAQSHARARAAGTTYGRWLRVRTARLVRPVVAVAAVWIAVAAGSLAAGADPETVRALAKLVWGPLWFLPVFAVLTAVTPLAARLNPAWPLALVALTDLVRFGVGGPEWPAWVNVVAGWMVPYCLGAAWARGRARGRATGWALLAGGAAATAALVVWGGYPAAMVGVPGAPVSNQAPPTLAAVAFGLAQCGAASLLLGPLRRLLGRRPAAWAAVALLNLSAMTLFLWHQTAMITITALGMLTGAALPGLHTVPDSPAWVAARLAWLPAFALALLVCWAAFHLFDRPRAATPPRVWPCAHIR; encoded by the coding sequence ATGGGTGACCTCGTCAGCCGGATCGGCGCGCGGACACCGCCCGGCCGCGACCGCGCCGCCGACGCCCTGCGCGCGCTGGCCATCCTGGGCGTGGTGCTCGGCCACTGGCTGGTCACGGCCCTGGTCGCCGACAGCGGCACCCTGCGGACCACCAGCCCGCTCAAGTACATGCCCGGCCTGGCCCCCGCGTCGTGGCTGCTGCAGACCATGGCGGTGTTCTTCCTGGTGGGCGGGCAGATGGCCGCCCAGAGTCACGCCCGCGCCCGGGCCGCGGGCACCACTTACGGCCGGTGGCTGCGCGTCCGCACGGCGCGGCTGGTACGGCCGGTGGTGGCCGTGGCCGCGGTGTGGATCGCGGTGGCGGCCGGGTCGCTCGCCGCGGGGGCCGACCCGGAAACCGTGCGGGCGCTGGCCAAACTGGTGTGGGGGCCGCTGTGGTTCCTGCCGGTGTTCGCGGTGTTGACGGCGGTCACCCCGCTGGCCGCCCGGCTGAACCCGGCGTGGCCGCTGGCCCTCGTCGCGCTCACCGACCTGGTGAGGTTCGGCGTCGGCGGCCCCGAGTGGCCCGCGTGGGTCAACGTGGTGGCCGGCTGGATGGTCCCGTACTGCCTCGGCGCGGCCTGGGCACGCGGCCGGGCGCGCGGCCGGGCGACCGGGTGGGCGCTGCTGGCGGGCGGGGCCGCCGCGACCGCCGCGCTGGTCGTGTGGGGCGGCTATCCGGCGGCCATGGTCGGCGTGCCGGGCGCGCCCGTCTCCAACCAGGCCCCGCCCACCTTGGCGGCGGTCGCCTTCGGTCTCGCCCAGTGCGGGGCGGCCTCGCTGCTGCTCGGCCCGCTGCGGCGGCTGCTGGGACGGCGTCCCGCCGCCTGGGCGGCCGTGGCGCTGCTCAACCTGTCGGCGATGACGCTGTTCCTGTGGCACCAGACCGCCATGATCACCATCACCGCGCTGGGCATGCTCACCGGCGCCGCCCTGCCCGGCCTGCACACCGTGCCCGACTCGCCCGCCTGGGTGGCCGCCCGCCTGGCCTGGCTTCCGGCGTTCGCCCTGGCCCTGCTGGTGTGCTGGGCCGCCTTCCACCTCTTCGACCGCCCCCGCGCCGCCACCCCGCCCAGGGTGTGGCCGTGCGCTCACATCAGGTAG
- a CDS encoding sensor histidine kinase gives MSAAPLAPSRHVKVARSAPAWCGALAFLAVVAAEARNWPRDPLALSLLLTMLVTVMPAWLLRRRPLPALAIILAGTFIAATTDHSWLITYPLVAAGDAAVAYIAATRRRPVAICGALMALAAQIACALYFTSGGDVFTATVALLVLGVSTSWLVGHSVRERREHAVALRERATVQAVTAERLRLARELHDMIAHSIGLIAIQAGVGSRVMHTQPAEARNALMTIEATSRETLAGLRRTLVALRHGDPGRGSGEPAPGLGDVERLAAATTDAGVRVRLVWRGRRRALPPDIELAAFRIVQESLTNVVRHSGARDAQVTVDFGEGQLTIEILDNGRGDGGRDGHAVGFGLVGMRERVALLNGHLTATPRPEGGFRVRARLPVPADMAEGAETAAPAEVTVGAGSERGDGHTDGHAGRPKLGAGAAGAEAEEGW, from the coding sequence ATGTCCGCCGCACCGCTCGCTCCTTCGCGCCACGTTAAGGTGGCGCGGTCGGCGCCGGCCTGGTGCGGGGCACTGGCGTTCCTGGCGGTGGTCGCCGCCGAGGCGAGGAACTGGCCCCGCGACCCACTGGCCCTGAGCCTGCTGCTCACGATGCTGGTCACGGTGATGCCGGCCTGGCTGCTGCGGCGCAGGCCACTGCCCGCCCTGGCGATCATCCTGGCCGGGACGTTCATCGCCGCGACGACCGACCACTCCTGGCTGATCACCTACCCGCTGGTCGCGGCGGGGGACGCCGCCGTCGCGTACATCGCGGCCACCCGCAGGCGTCCCGTCGCCATCTGCGGAGCGCTGATGGCGCTGGCCGCGCAGATCGCCTGCGCCCTCTACTTCACCAGCGGCGGGGACGTCTTCACCGCGACCGTCGCGCTGCTGGTCCTTGGGGTCTCCACGAGCTGGCTGGTCGGCCACTCGGTACGCGAGCGGCGCGAGCACGCCGTCGCGCTGCGCGAGCGGGCCACGGTCCAGGCGGTGACCGCCGAGCGGCTGCGCCTCGCCCGCGAGCTGCACGACATGATCGCCCACAGCATCGGCCTCATCGCCATCCAGGCCGGGGTGGGCAGCCGGGTCATGCACACCCAGCCCGCCGAGGCGCGCAACGCGCTCATGACCATCGAGGCCACCAGCCGCGAGACCCTGGCGGGGCTGCGGCGCACGCTGGTGGCGCTGCGGCACGGCGACCCCGGCCGCGGGTCCGGCGAGCCCGCACCGGGGCTGGGCGACGTCGAGCGGCTGGCCGCGGCCACCACCGACGCGGGGGTCCGCGTCCGGCTGGTGTGGCGCGGGCGGCGGCGCGCGCTTCCCCCGGACATCGAACTGGCCGCCTTCCGCATCGTCCAGGAATCCCTGACCAACGTCGTACGCCACTCCGGCGCCCGCGACGCCCAGGTGACCGTCGACTTCGGCGAGGGTCAGCTCACCATCGAGATCCTCGACAACGGCCGCGGCGACGGCGGCCGCGACGGGCACGCCGTCGGCTTCGGCCTCGTCGGCATGCGCGAACGAGTAGCCCTCCTGAACGGCCACCTCACCGCGACCCCGCGCCCCGAGGGCGGCTTCCGCGTGCGGGCCCGGCTACCCGTGCCCGCGGACATGGCGGAGGGCGCGGAAACGGCCGCACCGGCGGAGGTGACGGTGGGCGCGGGGAGCGAACGCGGTGACGGACACACGGACGGGCACGCCGGCAGGCCGAAGCTGGGCGCGGGGGCGGCGGGCGCGGAAGCAGAGGAGGGGTGGTGA
- a CDS encoding CBS domain-containing protein: MRARDLLADFPVVGLDSPVIDVARLLADQDLPGLIVIGDDGTPFTILPGTQVLRLAVPGYCVDDPALARVVDEAHADAFLRALDGRTVRDALPEQPRELPVTDPGATVLELAALMARTRSPLVAVVDDGRLLGAVTLQALLDRMLAA; encoded by the coding sequence GTGCGCGCCCGAGACCTGCTCGCCGACTTCCCCGTGGTGGGGCTCGATTCCCCGGTGATCGACGTGGCCCGGCTGCTCGCCGACCAGGATCTGCCCGGCCTCATCGTCATCGGAGACGACGGCACGCCGTTCACGATCCTGCCCGGCACCCAGGTGCTGCGCCTGGCGGTGCCCGGCTACTGCGTTGACGATCCCGCGCTGGCCCGGGTGGTGGACGAGGCACATGCCGACGCCTTCCTGCGCGCACTGGACGGCCGCACCGTGCGCGACGCGCTGCCGGAGCAACCGCGCGAACTGCCGGTCACCGACCCCGGCGCCACCGTGCTGGAGCTCGCCGCGCTGATGGCACGCACCCGCAGCCCGCTGGTCGCCGTGGTGGACGACGGGCGATTGCTGGGCGCGGTGACGTTGCAGGCGCTGCTGGACCGGATGCTCGCCGCGTGA
- a CDS encoding ATP-binding cassette domain-containing protein codes for MEVRGARENNLTGVSLDIPKRRLSVFTGVSGSGKSSLVFDTIAAESRRLINETYTAFVQGFMPSLSRPDVDALRNLSAAIIVDQERMGANARSTVGTATDAYTMLRIVFSRIATPYVGSAGAFSFNLAEGMCPECEGLGKVSDMDVDALVDRDLSLDEGAIKVPGFGVDTWYWQVMAHSGFFDPAVKLKDYTPAQWEDFLHKPATKVKVGSNNLTYEGLAVKVRRIYLAKDRESMQPAARAFADRALKLSRCPACQGTRLNQAALSARIGGRNIAECAAMQIDDLAAFVRGIEDASVGPMLDNLRDTLDSLVGIGLGYLSLDRESATLSGGEAQRVKMVRHLNSSLSDVTYVFDEPTAGLHPHDIRRMNGLLLQLRDAGNTVLVVEHKPETIAIADHVVDLGPGAGTAGGRLCYAGDLEGLRASGTLTGRYLDHRVRLREKPRQPSGHLSITGATLHNLKDVAVDIPLGVLTVVTGVAGSGKSSLIHGYVAGREGVVVADQSPIRGSRRSNPATYTGVLDPIRTAFAKANGVKAGLFSANSEGACPACKGAGVIYTDLVMMAGVATVCEKCEGKRFTPEVLAYTLRGKNISEVLAMPVAEAREFFPTGQAHVILDRLAAVGLGYLGLGQPLTTLSGGERQRLKLAIHMAKNGTTYVLDEPTTGLHLADVDQLLELLDRLVDDGNTVIVIEHHQAVMAHADWIIDLGPGAGHDGGQVVFSGPPADLVDTGTSLTALHLREYVDRA; via the coding sequence ATCGAGGTCCGTGGCGCCCGGGAGAACAACCTCACCGGGGTCTCCCTCGACATCCCCAAACGGCGCCTCAGCGTCTTCACCGGGGTCTCGGGGTCAGGCAAGTCCTCCCTGGTCTTCGACACCATCGCCGCCGAGTCCCGGCGGCTGATCAACGAGACCTACACCGCGTTCGTCCAGGGCTTCATGCCGAGCCTCAGCCGCCCCGACGTCGACGCGCTGCGCAACCTGAGCGCGGCGATCATCGTCGACCAGGAGCGCATGGGCGCCAACGCCCGCTCCACCGTGGGCACCGCCACCGACGCCTACACCATGCTGCGCATCGTGTTCAGCCGGATCGCCACCCCCTACGTCGGCTCGGCCGGCGCGTTCAGCTTCAACCTGGCCGAAGGCATGTGCCCGGAATGCGAGGGGCTCGGCAAGGTCTCCGACATGGACGTCGACGCGCTCGTCGACCGGGACCTGTCGCTGGACGAGGGCGCCATCAAGGTGCCCGGGTTCGGCGTGGACACCTGGTACTGGCAGGTGATGGCCCACTCCGGGTTCTTCGACCCCGCCGTCAAGCTCAAGGACTACACCCCCGCCCAGTGGGAGGACTTCCTCCACAAGCCCGCCACCAAGGTCAAGGTCGGGTCCAACAACCTCACCTACGAGGGCCTGGCCGTCAAGGTCCGCCGGATCTACCTGGCCAAGGACCGCGAGTCGATGCAGCCCGCGGCCCGCGCCTTCGCCGACCGCGCCCTCAAGCTCTCCCGGTGCCCGGCCTGCCAGGGCACCCGGCTCAACCAGGCCGCCCTGTCGGCCAGGATCGGCGGCCGCAACATCGCCGAATGCGCGGCCATGCAGATCGACGACCTGGCCGCGTTCGTGCGCGGGATCGAGGACGCCTCGGTCGGGCCGATGCTGGACAACCTGCGCGACACCCTGGACTCCCTGGTCGGCATCGGCCTCGGCTACCTCAGCCTGGACCGGGAGTCGGCGACGCTGTCGGGCGGCGAGGCCCAGCGGGTGAAGATGGTCCGCCACCTCAACTCCAGCCTCTCCGACGTCACCTACGTCTTCGACGAGCCCACCGCCGGGCTGCACCCGCACGACATCCGGCGGATGAACGGGCTGCTGCTGCAACTGCGCGACGCGGGCAACACCGTCCTGGTCGTGGAGCACAAGCCGGAGACGATCGCCATCGCCGACCACGTCGTCGACCTCGGCCCCGGCGCGGGCACGGCCGGCGGGCGGCTGTGCTACGCCGGCGACCTGGAGGGCCTGCGCGCCTCGGGCACCCTGACCGGCCGCTACCTCGACCACCGCGTCCGCCTGCGCGAGAAGCCGCGGCAGCCGAGCGGCCACCTGTCCATCACCGGCGCCACCCTGCACAACCTCAAGGACGTCGCCGTCGACATCCCCCTCGGCGTGCTCACCGTCGTCACCGGCGTGGCCGGGTCGGGCAAGAGCTCGCTGATCCACGGATACGTCGCCGGGCGCGAGGGCGTGGTGGTGGCCGACCAGTCGCCGATCCGCGGCTCGCGCCGCAGCAACCCCGCCACCTACACCGGGGTGCTGGACCCGATCCGCACCGCGTTCGCCAAGGCCAACGGCGTCAAGGCCGGCCTGTTCAGCGCCAACTCCGAGGGCGCCTGCCCGGCCTGCAAGGGCGCGGGCGTCATCTACACCGACCTGGTGATGATGGCCGGGGTCGCCACGGTGTGCGAGAAGTGCGAAGGCAAGCGCTTCACCCCCGAGGTGCTGGCGTACACGCTGCGCGGCAAGAACATCAGCGAGGTCCTGGCCATGCCGGTCGCCGAGGCGCGCGAGTTCTTCCCGACCGGCCAGGCCCACGTGATCCTGGACCGCCTGGCCGCCGTGGGGCTCGGCTACCTCGGCCTCGGCCAGCCGCTCACCACGCTGTCCGGCGGCGAGCGCCAGCGCCTGAAGCTGGCCATCCACATGGCCAAGAACGGCACGACCTACGTCCTGGACGAGCCGACCACCGGGCTGCACCTGGCCGACGTCGACCAGTTGCTGGAACTGCTCGACCGTCTCGTCGACGACGGCAACACCGTCATCGTCATCGAGCACCACCAGGCCGTGATGGCGCACGCCGACTGGATCATCGACCTGGGCCCGGGCGCCGGCCACGACGGCGGCCAGGTCGTCTTCTCCGGCCCCCCGGCCGACCTGGTCGACACCGGCACCTCTCTCACCGCCCTCCACCTGCGCGAGTACGTCGACCGCGCCTGA
- a CDS encoding PadR family transcriptional regulator yields MQDAVLAMLAKEPSHGYGLRARLRQSLGPLGESMNPGQIYVTLSRLEKLGLVVCEREDGLPERPDRKVYALTPAGQQRVAAWLTEVGWPKPDQAEFHLKLVAAAAARLADPIELVAAQRRELLRRLREAQHTIMAEPVGSKAVLLLEGVVLRLQADLRWLEACERTWSRADDRVEGGA; encoded by the coding sequence GTGCAAGACGCAGTACTGGCGATGCTCGCCAAGGAGCCGTCACACGGGTACGGCCTGCGCGCCCGGCTGCGCCAGAGCCTGGGCCCGCTGGGCGAGTCGATGAACCCCGGCCAGATCTACGTGACCCTGTCCCGGTTGGAGAAGCTTGGGCTCGTCGTCTGCGAGCGGGAGGACGGACTGCCCGAGCGGCCCGACCGCAAGGTCTACGCGCTGACACCGGCCGGTCAGCAACGGGTGGCCGCGTGGCTGACCGAGGTGGGCTGGCCCAAGCCGGACCAGGCGGAGTTCCACCTCAAGCTCGTCGCGGCGGCCGCGGCCCGGCTCGCCGACCCGATCGAGCTGGTGGCGGCGCAGCGCCGCGAGCTGCTGCGCCGCCTGCGCGAGGCACAGCACACGATCATGGCCGAGCCGGTGGGCTCGAAGGCCGTGCTGCTGCTGGAGGGGGTCGTGCTGCGGCTGCAGGCGGACCTGCGGTGGCTGGAAGCCTGCGAGCGGACCTGGTCCAGGGCCGATGACAGAGTTGAGGGTGGCGCGTGA